Proteins encoded in a region of the Thunnus thynnus chromosome 8, fThuThy2.1, whole genome shotgun sequence genome:
- the ncbp2as2 gene encoding protein NCBP2AS2: MLARMLFTLLNRLQVVEKLAESRPIRRAAQITAYALTKAQLAGQDASKRVMQSQTLRQVREEAGRVPGDLGEVGNRLKRVQKTFVNEVKEGWKDGSRQIKK; this comes from the coding sequence atgCTCGCTCGCATGTTATTTACCCTTCTGAACAGACTCCAAGTCGTTGAGAAGTTGGCAGAGTCTCGTCCGATCCGCAGGGCTGCTCAGATCACAGCCTACGCCCTCACCAAGGCTCAGTTAGCCGGCCAGGACGCCTCGAAGCGGGTCATGCAGTCGCAGACGCTGCGGCAGGTCCGGGAGGAGGCTGGACGAGTCCCCGGTGACCTGGGAGAGGTGGGCAACCGGCTCAAGAGGGTCCAAAAGACCTTTGTGAATGAGGTGAAGGAGGGCTGGAAGGATGGGTCCAGACAGATCAAGAAATAA